Proteins found in one Saccharomyces mikatae IFO 1815 strain IFO1815 genome assembly, chromosome: 3 genomic segment:
- the KCC4 gene encoding serine/threonine protein kinase (similar to Saccharomyces cerevisiae KCC4 (YCL024W) and GIN4 (YDR507C); ancestral locus Anc_1.52) — protein MHGLGNSANVNPQKNCRMAVANMETYRITKPLNIIGPWKLGETLGFGSTGKVQLARHERTGQKTAVKVIPKSIFKSEGSHGNNDSVLPFNIEREIVIMKLLSHPNVLSLYDVWETDNNLYLILEYAEKGELFNLLVDRGPLPEREAIKCFKQIIIAISYCHALGIVHRDLKPENLLLDNSYNIKIADFGMAALQTDAGMLETSCGSPHYAAPEIVSGLPYEGFASDVWSCGVILFALLTGRLPFDEENGNVRDLLLKVQKGQFEMPNNAEISGDAQDLIRRILVVDPTQRIKIRDILSHPLLKKYQTIKDSKSIKDLPRENTYLYPLADADNHTSVTIDDSILQNLVILWHGRPAEEIMKKLQDNGTNTEKTLYALLYRFKLESMKETNKRSRSKINKTKKSKRVSTLSSSSSSAFNHQSLDSAPRKHASRGHSKNFPSSRKRSSFILSSNSTDCSPIPLRSSKRISISSAVPGNTLQVPDSSLKLKRNSKRSSKRLSYMPNLGRGSLTTNLLSNYTNLIDDDDWEYIDKDTKRTSSNFATLIDEIFEPEKFELAKREKAELQKKVQEAKRQVSKNAPISDEKDVGFEVSDGMRELKKINNKVSSPLMNYEFSQKELLQDIDTLLTNRYQLSSYTRPISRLDPGLTPVTGAIPHSIKEKTALLQDTEMKIIETIRKSEFLGSLLNVREGISQDNNQLASIEVSPKISTTPLMYNDQVEIRKISDVEVPHFTRKSKHFTTANNRRSVLSLYSLKESLEDLNQISKNEEPDSPPQGSTDNASKSELVDVIEEVTEQKNSQHDQDDSNDSNGMNNNNILYDVPECVDSPQGYDINDAHSTQSPASKSTEPKPVVKLPSLSSFQRKNASGLGIYQRESSRESLPSVTINISESDKTTENEAQKEIKHDKSDTILSNHDGKADSYKGDISNIVRESSHGSFLKKLSKGKILELDVRAKISEKRLYEGLHKLLEGWKQYGLKNLGINTADMIISGKLVNDGILSLRSTLFEIVILPNGSGRSLIKFNKKTGSTKTLTKFATEIQIILQKEGVLDE, from the coding sequence ATGCATGGACTTGGTAATAGTGCTAACGTAAACCCTCAGAAAAACTGCAGGATGGCTGTAGCGAATATGGAAACTTATCGCATCACTAAACCCTTGAATATTATAGGTCCATGGAAGCTTGGCGAAACACTGGGTTTTGGTAGCACCGGTAAGGTCCAACTTGCACGACACGAACGCACAGGCCAAAAGACGGCCGTCAAGGTAATTCCCAAGTCCATTTTCAAATCGGAAGGAAGCCACGGTAACAACGATTCGGTTTTACCTTTCAACATCGAGCGTGAAATTGTTATCATGAAGCTGCTGAGCCACCCAAACGTCCTGAGTCTTTATGATGTTTGGGAAACGGACAACAATCTGTATCTTATCCTGGAATATGCGGAAAAGGGAGAACTGTTTAACTTGCTTGTGGACCGCGGTCCCTTGCCCGAGCGTGAGGCCATTAAATGCTTCAAACAGATAATTATAGCCATTTCATATTGCCATGCGCTAGGCATAGTCCATCGAGATTTAAAGCCGGAAAACCTTTTGCTGGATAATTCCTATAATATTAAAATTGCAGATTTTGGTATGGCAGCTTTGCAAACAGATGCAGGTATGCTAGAAACTTCTTGTGGCTCTCCTCATTATGCCGCACCTGAGATCGTATCGGGCCTACCATATGAGGGGTTCGCCAGCGATGTTTGGTCGTGTGGTGTAATTCTCTTTGCCCTTTTAACGGGCAGATTGCcctttgatgaagaaaacgGTAACGTTAGAGATTTGTTGTTGAAAGTACAAAAGGGCCAATTTGAAATGCCCAATAATGCTGAAATTTCTGGAGACGCACAAGATCTAATCAGAAGGATTCTCGTTGTAGATCCCACgcaaagaataaagatAAGAGACATATTGAGTCATcctttgttgaaaaaatatcaaaccATCAAGGATTCAAAGAGTATCAAAGACTTACCCCGTGAAAACACCTATCTATATCCACTAGCCGACGCTGACAATCATACCAGTGTCACAATCGATGATTCAATTCTACAAAACCTAGTAATACTGTGGCATGGTAGACCCGCTGAGGAAATCATGAAAAAACTGCAAGATAACGGAACTAATACAGAAAAAACTCTATACGCTTTACTGTACCGTTTCAAGCTCGAATCAATGAAGGAAACAAATAAAAGGAGCCGTAGCAAGATAaataaaaccaaaaaaagtaaaaggGTCAGCAcactatcatcatcatcatcatcggcATTTAACCATCAGAGTTTAGATTCTGCGCCACGCAAACATGCATCCAGAGGGCATTCCAAAAACTTCCCCTCTAGCAGGAAGAGGTCATCCTTTATATTGTCTTCCAATTCGACCGACTGTTCTCCAATACCATTAAGGAGCAGCAAAAGAATCTCCATCTCTAGCGCAGTACCAGGGAATACTTTACAAGTGCCAGATAGCTCCTTgaaattaaagagaaattcCAAGAGATCAAGCAAAAGACTATCTTATATGCCCAATCTAGGGAGAGGCTCACTCACGACAAACTTACTATCAAACTATACTAACCTGatagatgatgatgattgGGAATACATAGATAAAGATACGAAACGAACAAGTTCTAACTTTGCTACACTGattgatgaaatatttgagcctgaaaaatttgaactagcaaaaagagaaaaagctgaacttcaaaaaaaagtgcaAGAAGCCAAGAGGCAGGTATCAAAAAATGCTCCGATCAGCGACGAAAAAGATGTTGGATTCGAAGTTTCTGACGGAATGagagaattgaagaaaatcaataacAAAGTCTCATCTCCTTTGATGAACTATGAATTTTCGCAAAAAGAACTACTTCAAGATATAGATACCTTACTTACCAACCGTTATCAACTCTCCTCATATACTAGGCCTATTTCGAGACTGGATCCCGGTTTAACGCCTGTGACTGGGGCAATTCCTCACAGcataaaggaaaaaacaGCTTTGTTGCAGGATactgaaatgaaaataatagaaaCCATACGAAAATCGGAATTTTTGGGATCCTTGCTGAACGTTAGAGAGGGGATCTCCCAAGACAACAATCAATTGGCGTCTATTGAAGTATCACCTAAAATTTCAACGACGCCACTGATGTATAATGATCAAGTAGAAATTCGCAAAATATCCGATGTCGAAGTCCCCCATTTCACCAGAAAATCTAAACATTTTACCACTGCTAATAATCGGCGGTCAGTCTTATCTTTGTATTCTTTAAAAGAGTCACTTGAAGACCTGAatcaaatttcaaaaaatgaagaaccTGACTCTCCTCCGCAAGGAAGCACTGATAATGCAAGTAAGAGTGAATTAGTTGATGtaattgaagaagttaCTGAGCAGAAAAACAGCCAACATGACCAAGATGATAGCAATGATAGTAATGGaatgaataataataatatattgTACGACGTCCCCGAATGCGTCGATTCACCACAAGGATATGACATTAATGATGCACATTCCACCCAATCTCCGGCGTCAAAAAGTACAGAGCCTAAACCGGTAGTGAAATTGCCATCTTTGAGttctttccaaagaaaaaatgcgAGTGGGTTGGGCATATATCAAAGAGAATCTTCCAGGGAATCGTTACCAAGTGTTACTATCAACATCAGCGAATCAGATAAAACTACAGAGAATGAGGCGCAAAAGGAGATTAAACATGACAAAAGCGATACCATATTATCAAACCATGACGGTAAAGCGGATAGCTATAAGGGTGACATCTCCAATATAGTAAGAGAATCCTCACACGGCtcctttttgaaaaagttgtcAAAGGGTAAGATTTTAGAACTTGATGTACGTGCCAAAATATCGGAGAAAAGACTATATGAGGGCTTACACAAATTACTAGAAGGCTGGAAGCAGTACGgattaaaaaatttgggGATCAACACTGCTGATATGATTATATCAGGGAAGTTGGTAAATGACGGTATTTTATCTTTAAGATCCACACTTTTTGAAATAGTAATCTTACCAAATGGAAGCGGTCGGAGTTTAATTAAATTCAATAAGAAGACGGGCTCAACTAAAACCTTGACAAAATTTGCCACGGAAATACAAATTATACTACAGAAAGAAGGTGTTTTGGACgagtga
- the LEU2 gene encoding 3-isopropylmalate dehydrogenase (similar to Saccharomyces cerevisiae LEU2 (YCL018W); ancestral locus Anc_1.402): MSAPKKIVVLPGDHVGQEITAEAIKVLKAISEVRSDVNFDFENHLIGGAAIDATGVPLPDEALEASKKADAVLLGAVGGPKWGTGSVRPEQGLLKIRKELQLYANLRPCNFASDSLLDLSPIKPQFAKGTDFVVVRELVGGIYFGKRKEDDGDGVAWDSEQYTVPEVQRITRMAAFMALQHEPPLPIWSLDKANVLASSRLWRKTVEETIKNEFPTLKVQHQLIDSAAMILVKNPTHLNGIIITSNMFGDIISDEASVIPGSLGLLPSASLASLPDKNTAFGLYEPCHGSAPDLPKNKVNPIATILSAAMMLKLSLNLPEEGKAIEDAVKKVLDAGIRTGDLGGSNSTTEVGDAVAKEVKKILA, encoded by the coding sequence ATGTCTGCCCCTAAGAAGATCGTCGTTTTGCCAGGTGACCATGTTGGTCAAGAAATTACTGCAGAAGCTATCAAGGTTCTTAAAGCCATTTCCGAAGTTCGTTCTGATGTCAATTTCGATTTTGAGAATCATTTAATTGGTGGTGCAGCTATCGATGCTACAGGTGTTCCACTGCCAGATGAGGCGCTAGAAGCCTCCAAGAAGGCGGATGCCGTTTTGTTAGGTGCAGTAGGTGGTCCTAAATGGGGCACCGGTAGCGTTAGGCCTGAACAAGGTTTACTAAAGATTCGTAAGGAACTTCAATTGTATGCCAACCTAAGACCATGTAACTTTGCATCCGATTCTCTATTAGACTTATCCCCAATCAAGCCACAATTCGCTAAAGGTActgattttgttgttgtgaGAGAGTTAGTAGGAGGTATTTACTTCGGTAAGAGAAAGGAAGACGACGGTGATGGTGTCGCTTGGGACAGTGAACAATATACCGTTCCTGAAGTGCAAAGGATTACAAGAATGGCAGCTTTCATGGCCCTACAACATGAGCCACCATTGCCTATTTGGTCCTTGGATAAAGCTAACGTTTTGGCCTCCTCAAGACTGTGGAGAAAAACTGTAGAAGAAACCATCAAGAACGAATTCCCTACGTTAAAGGTCCAACATCAATTGATCGACTCTGCTGCTATGATTCTAGTCAAAAACCCAACTCATTTGAATGGGATTATAATTACCAGCAATATGTTTGGTGATATTATCTCTGACGAAGCCTCCGTTATCCCAGGTTCCTTAGGTTTGTTGCCATCTGCGTCCTTAGCTTCTTTGCCTGACAAAAACACTGCGTTTGGTCTATACGAACCATGTCATGGTTCAGCTCCAGACTTACCAAAGAATAAGGTTAACCCTATCGCTACTATTTTGTCTGCTGCAATGATGCTAAAATTGTCATTAAACTTGCCTGAGGAAGGTAAAGCTATTGAGGATGCAGTTAAAAAGGTTTTAGATGCTGGTATTAGAACTGGCGATTTAGGTGGTTCTAATAGTACCACCGAAGTTGGTGATGCAGTTGCCAAGGAAGTTAAGAAAATTCTTGCTTAA
- the NFS1 gene encoding cysteine desulfurase (similar to Saccharomyces cerevisiae NFS1 (YCL017C); ancestral locus Anc_1.403) has product MLKSTTARSITRLCQLYNVPAVAYRTSLTDKRFYSPPAAGVKLDDNFSLETHTDIQAAAKAQASARASASGTTPDAVVASGSTAMSHAYQENTGFGTRPIYLDMQATTPTDPRVLDTMLKFYTGLYGNPHSNTHSYGWETNTAVENARTHVARMINADPKEIIFTSGATESNNMVLKGVPRFYKKTKKHIITTRTEHKCVLEAARAMMKEGFEVTFLNVNDQGLIDLKELENAIRPDTCLVSVMAVNNEIGVIQPIKEIGALCKKNKIYFHTDAAQAYGKIHMDVNEMNIDLLSISSHKIYGPKGIGAIYVRRRPRVRLEPLLSGGGQERGLRSGTLAPPLVAGFGEAARLMKKEFDNDQDHIKRLSDKLVKGLLSAEHTTLNGSPDHRYPGCINVSFAYVEGESLLMALRDIALSSGSACTSASLEPSYVLHALGKDDALAHSSIRFGIGRFSTEEEVDYVVKAVSDRVKFLRELSPLWEMVQEGIDLNSIKWSGH; this is encoded by the coding sequence ATGCTGAAATCTACTACTGCAAGATCGATAACAAGACTATGTCAACTTTACAACGTTCCAGCCGTCGCATATAGGACTAGTTTGACAGATAAGAGGTTTTATTCTCCTCCTGCAGCAGGTGTAAAATTGGACgacaatttttcattggaGACCCACACTGATATTCAGGCTGCTGCAAAGGCACAAGCAAGTGCCCGTGCCAGTGCATCAGGGACCACTCCTGATGCTGTTGTAGCTTCTGGTAGCACCGCGATGAGTCATGCCtatcaagaaaatactgGATTTGGGACTCGTCCTATATATCTTGACATGCAAGCAACTACTCCAACAGACCCAAGAGTTTTGGACACCATGCTGAAGTTTTATACGGGACTTTATGGTAATCCTCATTCTAATACTCATTCTTACGGTTGGGAAACAAACACTGCTGTGGAAAATGCTAGAACGCACGTGGCCAGAATGATTAATGCCGATCCAAAGGAAATAATATTCACCTCTGGGGCGACCGAATCTAATAACATGGTTCTTAAGGGTGTTCCAAGATTTTATAAGAAAACGAAGAAACACATCATTACCACTAGGACGGAACACAAGTGTGTTTTAGAAGCTGCAAGAGCTATGATGAAGGAAGGTTTTGAAGTCACTTTTCTAAATGTGAATGATCAAGGCCTCATTGATTTGaaggaattggaaaatGCCATCAGACCAGATACTTGTCTTGTCTCTGTGATGGCAGtgaataatgaaattgGTGTTATTCAGCCTATAAAGGAAATAGGTGCCCTttgtaaaaagaataaaatctACTTTCACACAGATGCCGCACAGGCTTATGGTAAGATTCACATGGATGTCAATGAAATGAATATAGATTTACTGTCAATTTCATCTCACAAAATTTACGGTCCAAAGGGTATTGGTGCCATCTATGTGAGAAGAAGACCAAGAGTTAGATTAGAACCGCTACTATCCGGTGGTGGCCAAGAAAGAGGTTTAAGATCAGGTACTTTAGCACCTCCACTGGTGGCGGGGTTCGGTGAAGCTGCAAgattaatgaagaaagaatttgaCAACGATCAAGATCACATCAAAAGACTATCTGACAAACTAGTCAAAGGTCTATTATCTGCTGAACATACCACGTTGAATGGATCTCCAGATCATCGTTATCCGGGTTGTATTAACGTCTCTTTCGCGTATGTGGAAGGTGAATCTTTATTGATGGCATTAAGGGATATCGCATTATCTTCTGGTTCGGCTTGTACATCTGCTTCCTTAGAACCCTCTTATGTTTTACATGCATTGGGTAAGGATGATGCATTGGCTCATTCTTCCATCAGATTTGGTATTGGTAGATTTAGTACGGAAGAGGAAGTCGACTATGTCGTTAAAGCTGTTTCTGATAGAGTAAAATTCTTGAGGGAACTTTCGCCATTATGGGAAATGGTTCAAGAAGGCATTGATTTGAACTCTATCAAATGGTCGGGTCATTGA
- the DCC1 gene encoding Dcc1p (similar to Saccharomyces cerevisiae DCC1 (YCL016C); ancestral locus Anc_1.405): MSINLHSAPEYDPSYKLIQLTPELLDIIQDPAQKEQLRFKSLDEDKSEVVLCSHDKTWVLKQRKHSNTVLLMKEFAPEQPITFDETLLFGLSKPYMDILGFAKTGSEFETRETVGQLNLDSVPIYNGELDFPERMTKNLSTKVVTTLEELLENSPCSALEGISEWHKIGGSIKDGVLCILSPDFLFKALHVMLMSAMAESLDLQHLDVDDTHHAVGKDIEDNFNPYTREIIETVLNKFAVQEQEAEKNTWRLRIPFIAQWYGIQALRKYVSGTSMPIDEFLIKWKSLFPPFFPCDIDIEMLRGYHFKPTDKSVQYIAKSTLPMNPKERFKVLFRLQSQWNLEDIKPLIEELNSRGMKIDSFIMRYARRKRLGKKTIVTSR; encoded by the coding sequence ATGTCCATCAACCTACATTCCGCACCAGAGTATGACCCATCCTACAAGCTGATCCAGTTGACACCAGAGTTGCTCGATATAATACAAGATCCCGCACAAAAGGAGCAGTTAAGGTTCAAGTCATTGGACGAAGACAAATCTGAGGTTGTATTGTGTTCGCATGACAAGACTTGGGTACTGAAACAGCGAAAGCATTCAAACACAGTTCTACtaatgaaagaatttgCTCCTGAGCAACCTATTACATTTGACGAGACGCTGTTGTTTGGGCTCTCCAAGCCGTACATGGACATCCTCGGATTTGCCAAGACCGGGTCAGAATTCGAGACTAGAGAGACGGTGGGCCAATTGAACCTGGATTCAGTACCGATATACAACGGAGAACTAGATTTCCCCGAAAGAATGACGAAGAATTTGTCCACAAAGGTTGTCACAACCCTGGAAGAACTACTAGAAAACTCCCCATGTTCTGCGCTGGAAGGTATATCAGAATGGCATAAGATTGGTGGGTCAATTAAAGATGGGGTGTTATGTATTCTTTCCCCagatttccttttcaaagcGTTGCACGTAATGCTGATGAGTGCAATGGCGGAGTCGCTGGATCTACAACATCTGGATGTTGATGATACACATCACGCAGTAGGGAAGGACATCGAGGATAATTTCAATCCATACACAAGAGAGATCATAGAAACAGTGCTGAATAAATTCGCCGTCCAAGAGCAGGAGGCAGAAAAGAATACGTGGCGCTTGAGAATACCGTTTATAGCCCAGTGGTACGGAATTCAAGCGCTAAGGAAATATGTGTCCGGGACAAGCATGCCAATTGATGAATTTCTCATCAAATGGAAATCTCTTTTCCCACCCTTCTTCCCCTGTGACATTGACATTGAGATGCTCCGAGGCTACCATTTCAAGCCTACCGATAAAAGTGTGCAGTATATAGCGAAAAGCACACTACCTATGAACCCCAAGGAACGATTTAAAGTTTTGTTTAGATTACAGTCACAGTGGAATTTAGAGGATATCAAGCCTCTAATAGAAGAACTGAACTCAAGAGGCATGAAAATAGACAGTTTTATTATGAGGTATGCCCGCCGTAAAAGGCTGGGTAAAAAGACCATAGTCACGAGCAGGTAG